From the genome of Pseudostreptobacillus hongkongensis:
TAATATTCTATGCACTTGGGATTTTAAAAAGAAAAGAGCATATTGAAGTGTTTAAGAGAAGAATAGATTGGGAATTGATGAATAAAGCATTAGCAATAGTAGTTATATCTGTATTTTATGTTATTATTATAATAACAATTATATTATCAATAGAAAATTTTTCAATAGATAAAGTGATATATGAAGTTGTATCAGCTTTTTCAACAACAGGTTTGAGTCTTGGAATAACAGCAGAATTAGGGGAAATTTCTAAACTTTTAATAATTATTACAATGTTTATAGGGAGATTGGGACCTATGACAGTTGCATTAGCTTTTACAAATAATAAAAAAAGTTTAATAAAGTATCCAAAAGAAGATATTTTAATAGGATAAATAGGAGAAATTTATGAAACAGTATTTAGTTATAGGCTTAGGAAGATTTGGAACGAGTGTTGCTAAAACTTTGTATGAAGCTGGGAAAAATGTTTTAGGTATAGATATAGATGAGGAATTGGTACAGGATAAAATAAATGATAATATACTAAAAAATGCTATAATTGGTGATGCCAGTGATATGAAAATTTTAAAAGATATTGGAGCTGAAAATTTTGATGTGGCCTTTATTTGTATTGGAGATATAGAAGCAAGTGTTATGATAGCACTTAATTTAAAAGAATTAGAAATAAATAGAATCATAGCAAAGGCTATTAATAAAAATCACGGAAAGGTTCTTACAAAAGTTGGAGCAACAGAGATAGTTTATCCTGAAGAACACATGGGAAAAAGAATAGCTGAGCTGACAATGAATACAGGAATAATAGAACATTTAAAATTTACTGATA
Proteins encoded in this window:
- a CDS encoding potassium channel family protein, with product MKQYLVIGLGRFGTSVAKTLYEAGKNVLGIDIDEELVQDKINDNILKNAIIGDASDMKILKDIGAENFDVAFICIGDIEASVMIALNLKELEINRIIAKAINKNHGKVLTKVGATEIVYPEEHMGKRIAELTMNTGIIEHLKFTDNFVLVEVKAPRIFWNNTLINLDVRNKYNINIVGIKKDKGEFLSNPTANIVIEEGDILVIITDKKTVESFNKLI